The Oncorhynchus nerka isolate Pitt River linkage group LG3, Oner_Uvic_2.0, whole genome shotgun sequence genome includes the window ttggacacacctactcattccatggtttttctctttttttacttttttgtacattgtagaatcGTGAAgccatggaatcatgtaataaccaaaaaagtgttaaacaaatcaatattgtttttatatttgagattcttcaaagtagccaccctttgccttgacagctttgcccGTGCATACATTGTGTAACAAGAATGTATTACTCTATTTCAGGTGGGTGGAACTGTCTCCTGTGTCCCAGTTGTGGTGGAGAGTGACTGCTCCATTCTAGCCAGTGACCCTCGGTCACCCTCAGTCGGTGTCACCCGCACCCCAATGAAGGACTCAATGAGAGGTAACTATCTTAACCAAGTGGCAAAGATACCCAGTCAAGCACTGGAAGAAGGCCTAGGGTTGATTTGGGTTTGGTTAGaattatttaattcattttaacaGGGAGTCCTGCTGAGACAAACTCTTTCACAGATAATCCCTAAATACATCAGAATATCACCAACTGGGGTCGACAGAACGACGGGGATGGCATTCAGTTTCTTTGACTGTAGAAACGGCATTAAGGCGTTTGCATTTGCATACTAGTTTCACCTCGGCTAGGTGACGTGAACGTCTGTGCCTCGCATacgtcctttaaaaaaaaatcttcgcTTGAAAAACTAGACTGTGATAATACTCTTTGTCCTTTTTGAGATACCATAACTAGTATAAACTTCCTcaatagtcagaattaatcttAAGAACTCAAATTTGTAATAAATGTTGACATTTCTGCCGAGGATCTTGAGTCGCGCAATTTTAcgtctaactaagatgtttggagTAGTATTTCCCAAGTAAAATGAAAAACTGGATTGAATGGGCTCGCTGGTCAGATATGTAGTTTGGCCACCCCCTAACGCAGCAGGCCTGAAACTAGCCCCCCCCCATGTTGATGCTCTCTTCTGctctgttcaaccaatccagtaaatgtggaggagttaAGATGTTGAGTGAGTGTTGCCTTTTTAATGTCCAAAGTGGAAGTGTCCTTCCATTTCCCCTGAATTGGAACATTGTCGTTGGGGACTCAGCAGGGGCTACCCCTGCCCTTAACTGTAGATGCAGCATTGCCCTTTTAGTACATTTTCAAAAAGCTTTTTGTCaaagttattttatttttaaccttTTGTTTTTTTGTTCCTTCAGTGACCGTTGGTTCCTTTGCCCGTCGCCTTGGCATGCTCCTCCACGGTGACTCTGTAGAAATAGTTGCCCCTGTGCCCTTTAACAAGTTTCCCAACCTCAACGTGGAGGAGGAGGCGGcagtggtggagggagagagaggttccAGTGAGCccgttctctctcctcagccatCACAGGTCTCAGGTGACATGATCCAGCCCTCTCCCAAGAGTGTGACTAGTCATGTGCTTCTCACCCAGAGCCCCTTCGTTCTCGTGGGGGAGGCCCAGATGGTCAAAGCTGATTTCACTTTGGAGGAAGCCGACGAGGCCAAAGAGTCTTCACTACACAAGCGCCTGAGTATGAGCTTGATCACCTGCCACGATGGTGTCGCCCCATCGCCGGCCTTCGCCGAGGTGCACTACGACAGCCCTGCGTCTCCTCTCCCTGAAAACGCTGCTGCTGAACTCCACAAGGACGAACCTGACCACGCGTATGCCCTTCCCTCAGTCACCTCTGACCCCGCACAACCTCTGACCCCCATGGCTGAACCATCCATCCCCACCGTTACAGACTTCACTGAAGTCACTGTTGCTACGGAGATGCCTAAAGTGGAGGCGAAAGTGGAGATCCCAACACCAGTGGAGGAGCCAGTGATGCCCGTCACACAAGAGTCGCCTGTTGTACCATCCACCACAACCACTGGCTCCAGCGTGAGCCAGCAGCAGCCCCAAGCCACTGGGATCCGCTGCCCCACCTTCGACACCAAGAGCCCCAGTCAAGTGGTGTTCAAGCCCCAGTGGCTAGGCAAGGGCTTCGGGGCCACAGGGGTGAGggccagagggagaggaggcaagTGGGGTTCGTCCTCTTCACCACTCTCCGTCCAGGTTGGAAACAAGAATGCAGCCAATGAGAACAAGGGGCAGTCGGTCAAACCGAAGCAGAGAGGTACGTGGGTGAATAATTTTTCGCAAAATTccctgtgatttttttttttaattacatttttatatattattttatatgctttctctcctctcccatgtggCAGACAAGGCACTCATGGCTGAAGGCCGCTCCCCTCTGCAGATGCTCAAGGAGACCAACTCCCCCCGGGAGCAAGCTACACAGGTATATAGACGGTGTACACTAGGGCTGTAACAGTCATGGTATT containing:
- the LOC115141330 gene encoding cell division cycle-associated protein 3-like isoform X1, translating into MGSSESKVAVASTPKHDPSHRIKHDRLSQLVDPRSPSVAIDRTPIQVGGTVSCVPVVVESDCSILASDPRSPSVGVTRTPMKDSMRVTVGSFARRLGMLLHGDSVEIVAPVPFNKFPNLNVEEEAAVVEGERGSSEPVLSPQPSQVSGDMIQPSPKSVTSHVLLTQSPFVLVGEAQMVKADFTLEEADEAKESSLHKRLSMSLITCHDGVAPSPAFAEVHYDSPASPLPENAAAELHKDEPDHAYALPSVTSDPAQPLTPMAEPSIPTVTDFTEVTVATEMPKVEAKVEIPTPVEEPVMPVTQESPVVPSTTTTGSSVSQQQPQATGIRCPTFDTKSPSQVVFKPQWLGKGFGATGVRARGRGGKWGSSSSPLSVQVGNKNAANENKGQSVKPKQRDKALMAEGRSPLQMLKETNSPREQATQQMRLKMATPDRQRLGQMDRRVLTVSVDKENS
- the LOC115141330 gene encoding cell division cycle-associated protein 3-like isoform X2, with the protein product MGSSESKVAVASTPKHDPSHRIKHDRLSQLVDPRSPSVAIDRTPIQVGGTVSCVPVVVESDCSILASDPRSPSVGVTRTPMKDSMRVTVGSFARRLGMLLHGDSVEIVAPVPFNKFPNLNVEEEAAVVEGERGSSEPVLSPQPSQVSGDMIQPSPKSVTSHVLLTQSPFVLVGEAQMVKADFTLEEADEAKESSLHKRLSMSLITCHDGVAPSPAFAEVHYDSPASPLPENAAAELHKDEPDHAYALPSVTSDPAQPLTPMAEPSIPTVTDFTEVTVATEMPKVEAKVEIPTPVEEPVMPVTQESPVVPSTTTTGSSVSQQQPQATGIRCPTFDTKSPSQVVFKPQWLGKGFGATGVRARGRGGKWGSSSSPLSVQVGNKNAANENKGQSVKPKQRDKALMAEGRSPLQMLKETNSPREQATQMRLKMATPDRQRLGQMDRRVLTVSVDKENS